Proteins from a single region of Hordeum vulgare subsp. vulgare chromosome 6H, MorexV3_pseudomolecules_assembly, whole genome shotgun sequence:
- the LOC123401936 gene encoding uncharacterized protein LOC123401936 codes for MEMDSVVSLGYNSKFEGSGFVMFTSQPAFLVMTCEHVVGSYKSIQVTFPGKTKWYSAGVRWTDKDADLALLRFAPDGDCSRCAALQFADPNTTALNSGNVEMIAFHATSPGRLLYPGVFDGCITAAPEDGKITCNYASEHGTSGGPVLKRNKVVGVHKESLEVVKKAVSVVTVLDTLRKRHPNPGNSGIDEILRWHAN; via the exons ATGG AGATGGACTCTGTGGTCAGCTTGGGGTACAATTCTAAATTTGAGGGTAGTGGTTTTGTTATGTTCACCAGTCAACCAGCATTTCTAGTCATGACATGCGAGCATGTTGTTGGGTCGTATAAGAGTATCCAAGTCACATTCCCTGGCAAAACAAAATGGTATTCAGCTGGAGTACGTTGGACAGACAAAGATGCAGACCTTGCTTTACTTAGATTTGCTCCTGATGGAGACTGCAGTAGATGCGCCGCACTGCAGTTCGCAGACCCAAACACTACTGCGCTAAATAGTGGAAATGTTGAGATGATAGCATTCCATGCTACTTCACCTGGACGCCTTCTGTACCCAGGAGTGTTCGATGGCTGCATCAC TGCAGCGCCGGAAGATGGTAAAATAACTTGTAATTATGCATCCGAGCATGGCACATCAGGAGGTCCTGTGCTCAAGAGAAATAAGGTTGTTGGGGTGCACAAGGAGTCCCTTGAAGTAGTCAAAAAGGCCGTTTCTGTTGTGACTGTACTCGACACATTACGGAAGCGGCATCCTAACCCAGGC aatagCGGAATTGATGAGATTCTACGATGGCATGCTAATTAG